The DNA window AATCTTTTGATAAAAGTTGACTTTCCTGTTCTTACGGGTCCTACAACCCCTACATAAATATCCCCCTGTGTCCGTTCTGCAATATCTTTATATATATCGAATCTTTCCATTTCCACTCACCCCTTTGATCATAAATATTTATTAAAAAATCATAAACTATCAGAAATCATTCTTTCTAGATTATGGTATGTATTAACAATATATATATATGACCTCTTATCAGAGATTATGACTTTTATACAATAAAAAAAGATAGCTAATTTAGCTATCTTTTTACCACTGCATTTTTTTGCTTTCAACTACTTCTTCAATCTCATGAGTTCTACTTCTCATCATTAAATTCACCACAGCTTCTCTTACATCACTATCATTATAAAGTATATTATAAATTTCAGTTGTGATAGGCATTTCTATATTATATTCTTTAGATAGTTTATAAGCAACTGCTGTAGTAACTACACCTTCTACTACCATTCCTATTGAATTTACAGCATCTTCTAACTTTTTGCCTTGCCCAATTTGAATACCACATCGTCTATTTCTACTATGCATACTCGTACATGTTACAATTAAATCTCCAATACCCGTTAAACCTGCAAAGGTATTAAGCTCTGCACCCATTACTTGACCCAGTCTTGAGATTTCAGTAATCCCTCTAGTCATAAGAGCAGCTTTTGCATTGTCTCCAAAACCTAAACCATCGGATATTCCAGCTCCTAAAGCAATAACATTTTTAAGAGAACCTCCAAGCTCAACACCAATAACATCTGGATTGGTATATACTCTTAATTTAGGAGATATAAATACATCTTGTATATACTCTGCAACAGTTTTTTCACTTGATGCTACAACCAATGTAGTAGGCATATCTCTACATACTTCTTCAGCATGAGATGGCCCTGATAAAACAGCAAAAGCATTCTTTGGTAATTCTTCTTTCACCACTTCTGATATTCTAAGCAGTGTAGTATTTTCCAATCCTTTTGCAACATTTACAATAATTTGCTTTTCATTGGCTACATCTTTAAAATTACTAATTACTTTTCGTACCGCTTGAGAAGAAACTGCTAGCAATATAATATCTGCATCCTTCACAGCACCACAGATATCTTGAAACAACTCAATATTATTAGGTAGAATGACTCCTGGTAAATATTTGATATTTTCTCTTGCTTTTTTCATTTGCAAAAATTGTTCTTCATTTCTCATCCATAACTTTACATCATGCCCCTTTTTAGAAAGGGCAACAGCTAAAGCCGTCCCCCAGCTGCCTGCTCCAATTACACTGATACTTGATTTCATTGTAAACCCCCCTATTTATAATCAAGATTTACTTTATTTTAAATTCAGTACCATAAAACCACCCTTATAGATCTTCGCCCTTTTCTCTATGTATTATGCTCATTGGAGTTCCTTCAAACCCAAAAGCTTCTCTAATCTTATTTTCAATATATCTTGTATAAGAAAAATGGGTAAGTTCTTTGTCATTTACAAAAATAACAAATTTAGGTGGTCTCACAGAAATTTGTGTAACATAGAAAATCTTTAGTCTTTTTCCTTTATCTGATGGTGGTTGATTTAATAAGATTGCTTCTCCAATCACATCATTCAATCTACCCGTTGGCACTCTCATTGCATGCTGATTTGAAACAAATTTTATCGTTTCTAAAATTTGATGTACTCTTTGTTTTGTAACTGCTGAAACAAAAAGAATTGGTGCATACGGCATAAAAGCTAATTCCTGTCTAATATCTTTTGTATATTGATTCATAGTATTTGTTTCTTTCTCTACCAAATCCCATTTATTCACAACAATAAGGGTAGCTTTTCCTTCTTCATGAGCGTAACCTGCAATTTTTTTATCTTGTTCCGTTACCCCTTCTGTAGCATCAATCATCAACATACATACACTTGCTCTCTCTATTGCGTTAAGGGATCTGATAACACTATATTTCTCAATATTTTCATTTACTTTACTTTTTCTTCTTATTCCTGCAGTATCAATAAATACATATTCATCTTCACCATGAGTAAATGGCGTATCAATAGCATCTCTAGTAGTTCCTGCAATTTCACTTACAATAACTCTTTCTTCCCCTAAAATAGTATTGATAATAGAGGATTTTCCAACATTAGGCTTACCAATAACCGCTACCCTGATCATATCTTCTTCATAATCTTCTTCATGTTTTTCAGGGAAGTTTGCAATAACCTCATCTAACAAATCTCCAAGTCCTAAAGCATTTGTGGATGAAATCGCCAATGGATCTCCTAATCCTAATTGATAAAAATCATAAAAAGAATCTGGCAATTTGTGTGTATCTACTTTATTCACAACTAAAAGGACAGGTTTTCCTGTTCGTCTAAGTAAATTTCCTATTTCCTCATCTGCAGCTACAAGTCCTGTTCTTCCATCTACCATAAAAAGAATTACATCGGCTGTTTGAATTGCTAATTTTGCTTGATTTCTCATTTGTGATAAAATAATATCCTTTGACTCAGGTTCTAATCCGCCTGTATCAATTAAAGTAAAATGATGATTTAACCATTCAACTTCTGTATAAATTCTATCTCTTGTAACACCTGGTTTATCTTCTACTATCGCTATTCTTTTCCCAGCAAGCTTATTGAAAAAAGCTGATTTCCCTACATTCGGTCTTCCGACTATTGCTACAACTGGCTTAGCCATGAAAACACCTCCAGTATTTATCATTATTTTATTATTTTGTCAACAAAATCTTTTCCATCTACTTTTGTGACCGTTACTTTTATATTTAATGCTTTTTCTACATCCTCTACCGTTAGATCATCCAAAAAAATTGGTTCATCACTCTTTAACATACATGACGGTATCACTAATTTTTCTCCTAATTCCTTATTGCTTAATTGTTCAATTAGATCTGTTCCTGTAATTAGACCTGCTACCGTAATGGTCTCTCCAAAAAAGTTGTTTTTAATTTCAAACACATTGATTTTTAAGTCATTAAACTTTTTCTCCATTTCCTTACATAGCCGAGTCATAAAAGCCTTTGCGGATTTTCCAGTAGCAATACTCACTTCTTTATTTTCCATATTTCTTATATTCAATTCTTTTAAATAAGCAATTATTTCATATTCAAACTTAGCCATAAGCCCTACGCCATTTTCTATCTGTGGAAACCCTTCATAATCTTCATAATCAGGAATTTTTCTATTCGCAAGAACATAAAACTCATCTGATAAATATGCAAAACGGGTATTTATTTTCTCTAACAAATTATTTTGCCATTCTTCTACCTGCTCGATTACTTCTGTTGATGATTCCTTATCAAAAATGGTCAATGGATATAATCCTTCTCTAAATTTAGTTATTCCTACGGGAACAATGGCTAAACTCTGCATACTTGGATAAAGATTAGATAAATCTCTAATGGTTTTATCTAAATTTGCCTGATCATTTACATCTTTACACAAAACGATTTGTCCATTCATACTAATTCCTGCATCTGCGAGCCTTTGTAGTCTCTCATAAATATTTTTAGCATTTTTATTGCTTAACATTTTCACCCGGAGTTCTGGGTCTGTCGTATGAATAGATATATTAATAGGACTAATTCTATATT is part of the Crassaminicella profunda genome and encodes:
- a CDS encoding NAD(P)H-dependent glycerol-3-phosphate dehydrogenase encodes the protein MKSSISVIGAGSWGTALAVALSKKGHDVKLWMRNEEQFLQMKKARENIKYLPGVILPNNIELFQDICGAVKDADIILLAVSSQAVRKVISNFKDVANEKQIIVNVAKGLENTTLLRISEVVKEELPKNAFAVLSGPSHAEEVCRDMPTTLVVASSEKTVAEYIQDVFISPKLRVYTNPDVIGVELGGSLKNVIALGAGISDGLGFGDNAKAALMTRGITEISRLGQVMGAELNTFAGLTGIGDLIVTCTSMHSRNRRCGIQIGQGKKLEDAVNSIGMVVEGVVTTAVAYKLSKEYNIEMPITTEIYNILYNDSDVREAVVNLMMRSRTHEIEEVVESKKMQW
- the der gene encoding ribosome biogenesis GTPase Der, with the translated sequence MAKPVVAIVGRPNVGKSAFFNKLAGKRIAIVEDKPGVTRDRIYTEVEWLNHHFTLIDTGGLEPESKDIILSQMRNQAKLAIQTADVILFMVDGRTGLVAADEEIGNLLRRTGKPVLLVVNKVDTHKLPDSFYDFYQLGLGDPLAISSTNALGLGDLLDEVIANFPEKHEEDYEEDMIRVAVIGKPNVGKSSIINTILGEERVIVSEIAGTTRDAIDTPFTHGEDEYVFIDTAGIRRKSKVNENIEKYSVIRSLNAIERASVCMLMIDATEGVTEQDKKIAGYAHEEGKATLIVVNKWDLVEKETNTMNQYTKDIRQELAFMPYAPILFVSAVTKQRVHQILETIKFVSNQHAMRVPTGRLNDVIGEAILLNQPPSDKGKRLKIFYVTQISVRPPKFVIFVNDKELTHFSYTRYIENKIREAFGFEGTPMSIIHREKGEDL
- a CDS encoding DUF512 domain-containing protein codes for the protein MEEQEQKNVISKIYPESKAQKLGIEQGDKLLKINNEYIEDIIEYMFLIADEYLEIEIEKKDGVVKKYTIYKDFDEDLGIEFENPIIDQARSCKNKCMFCFIDQLPKDMRKTLYFKDDDSRLSFLQGNFITLTNMSETDIQKIIKYRISPINISIHTTDPELRVKMLSNKNAKNIYERLQRLADAGISMNGQIVLCKDVNDQANLDKTIRDLSNLYPSMQSLAIVPVGITKFREGLYPLTIFDKESSTEVIEQVEEWQNNLLEKINTRFAYLSDEFYVLANRKIPDYEDYEGFPQIENGVGLMAKFEYEIIAYLKELNIRNMENKEVSIATGKSAKAFMTRLCKEMEKKFNDLKINVFEIKNNFFGETITVAGLITGTDLIEQLSNKELGEKLVIPSCMLKSDEPIFLDDLTVEDVEKALNIKVTVTKVDGKDFVDKIIK